From Actinomyces procaprae:
GATCTCGTACTTGGCGCCGATGTCGATCCCGCGGGTGGGCTCATCGAGGATCAGCACGTCCGGCTCGGCGGCCACCCACTTGGCGAGCACGACCTTCTGCTGATTGCCTCCCGACAGTCCGCCGACGACGGACTCGATGGTGGGCGCCTTCACGGCCATCTGGCCGCACAGCTCGGTGACCACGGCCCGTTCCTCATGCAGATCGAGCACGCCGCGGCGGGAGAACCTGTGCGGGGATGCCGATGAGACGTTGCGCCTGATGGACTCGATGAGGTTGAGCCCGTAGCGCTTGCGGTCCTCCGACACGTAGGCGATGCCGTTGGCGATGGCCGAGGCAACGTCCTTGATGTGGATCTCGCGGCCGTCTTTGAAAACCCTGCCGGCAATGTCACTGCCCCAGGAACGGCCGAACAGGCTCATGGCCAGCTCGGTGCGCCCGGCCCCCATCAGGCCGGCGAGGCCGACGATCTCACCGTGCCTGAGCACCAGGTCGGCGGCGTCGACGACGGTGCGCGACGGGTCGGCGGGATGGTGCACGGTCCAGCCCTCGAGCCGCAGTGCCTCACCATCTACGTGGGAGACGTGAGCGGGGAAGCGCTGGTCCAGCGTGCGGCCGACCATGAGGCGGATGATCTCGTCCTCCTCGACACCGCCGTCACGGTGCATGTCGAGTGTGGCGATGGTGTGCCCGTCTCGAATGATCGTCGTGGAATCGGCGATCCGCCTGATCTCTCCGAGCTTGTGGGAGATCATGATGCAGGTGATGCCCCGCTCCTGGAGCTGACGCATGAGGTCGAGCAGGTGGGCGGAGTCGTCATCATTGAGGGCGGCGGTGGGCTCGTCCAGGATCAGCAGGCGCACGTCCTTGGACAGTGCCTTGGCGATCTCCACCAGCTGCTGCTTGCCCACGCCGATGTCCTGGACCCGGGTTGCCGGGTTCTCCGCCAGCCCCACGCGGGCCATGATCTTCTGCGCCTCGGTGTTCGTGCGGTGCCAGTCGATGACACCGCGGGATGAACGTTCATTCCCCAGGAAGATGTTCTCCGCAATGGACAGGAACGGGCTGAGCGTGAGCTCCTGGTGGATGATTGCAATGCCCGCACTCTCCGACGCCTTGATGTCGGAGAAGCTCACCTCCTGGCCGTCCAGCAGAATCTGCCCCTCGTAGGTGCCGTGCGGGTGCACGCCCGACAGCACCTTCATCAGGGTCGACTTACCGGCCCCGTTCTCGCCGCAGATCGCATGGATCTCGCCGCGCCCCACCGCGAAGTTGACGTCGTCCAACGCCACCACCCCGGGGAACCGCTTGGTGATGCCACGCATCTCAAGAATGTTGTCAGTTGCCATGTTCAGCCCCGACTCCCGTCACGGATGGGCACCGATGATGCACCCGGCGCCATGAAGCAATTCCGGTCACTTGAGCTCATCCTCGGTGATGTAGCCCGTGTCCACGAGGGAGCTTTGTACGTTGTCCTTGGTGATGATCTCGGACTTGAGCAGGTAGGAGGGGACGATCTTCACCCCGTTGTCATAGGTCTCGGTGTCGTTCACCTCCGGCTCCTCGCCGCTGAGCACCGCCACGGCCATCTGCACCGCGGCCTCAGCGAGCTCGCGAGTGTCCTTGAAGATGGTGGAGTACTGCTCGCCGGCCATGATCGACTTGATGCCTGCAATTTCCGCGTCCTGCCCGGTCACCGTCGGGTACGGCTGTGCGTCCGTGCCGTACCCGGCGCCCTTGAGTGCGCCGAGGATGCCGATGGACATGGAGTCGAGCGGCGACAGTACGCCATCCACCCGGCTGCCGTCGGAGTAGGTGGAGGTGATCAGGTTGTCCATGCGGGACTGTGCGGTGGCGGCATCCCAGCGCATGGTGGCCACGGTGTCGAAGGCGGTCTGACCGGATTTGACGGAGACGACGCCGCTGCCGAGGTACGGCTGGATCACGTCCATAGCGCCATTGAAGAAGAAGGGGGCGTTGTTGTCGTCAGGAGAACCACCGAACAGCTCGATGTTGTAGGCCTCGTCCGGCGACACACCTGCATCCTCGCCATCGGCGTTGAGAATACCCATGCCGATGAGCAGTGAGGTGCCCATCTGGGTGCCGACGTCGTAGTTGTCGAAGCTGGTGTAGTAACTGACGTTCTCGTTGTCACGGATGAGGCGGTCGTAGGAGATGACCGGGATTCCGGCCTCTCCCGCAGAGTCCAGCTGCCCGGACAGGGCCGTACCGTCAATGGGCGCTATGATCAGCAGATTCACGGCCTGCGTGATCATGTTGTCGATCTGGTTGGCCTGCGTGGGAATGTCATCCTCGGCGAACTGCAGATCGACGTTGTAGCCGAGCTCTTCGAGCTGCTTCTTGATGTTGTTACCGTCTTTGATCCAGCGTTCAGACGACTTGGTCGGCATGGCCACGCCGATCTTGAGCTCCTCGGGCGCCTTGCCGGCGGTATCGCTTCCGGCTCCACCTGTTGCACCGGGCCCACCGCAGGCAGCCAACGCCGCCGCTGCGGCGACACCACCGACGAGCGCACAGCGACGCGAAAGAGTCGGGACTTGGGGTCGGGACATGTCAAACCTCCTCATCGAGATCTTCAGGGAGCCCCGCAGCCGCCACACCTAGGCATGCCGTCCGCGGGAACCAACACCAGTGTGAACGTTCACTTTCAAAGTGTCAACATTCTCCCGCAAGATCAACACGCGCGGACCGGGCGGCTAAATTGCGGCTTTTAATAGCCATACAAGGCGCTCACCTAGAGTCAACCTAGGCGGCCGGGTTTTGAGGTGGTACTCCTCGGCGGTCGGTGCCGGGCCTGCCGCCGAGCGCCACCTCCCGTGCAGGTGTCAGCAGCTGGAGCGGCGCACGCGCAGGGTGGGTGAGATCGAGTGGGCGGTTCCGGCCTCGCCGTCGATGGCGCGCAGCAGCACCTCCATGCACAGCACCCCGAGCTCGTCGAAGGGCTGCCGCACGGAGGTCAGCGGCGGGGAGAAGAAGGCCGTGCCAGGAGTGTCGTCGAAGCCGACCACCGCGACATCCTCGGGCACGCGCACACCCTGGTCACGCAGGGCGGCCAGCAGGCCGAGGGCCATGAGGTCGTTCGCGCAGAAGACCGCATCCGTGAGGCCACGCGTCACCATCTCGGCGCCGGCCTCATAGCCGCGCTCCGCGCTCCAGTCCCCCGTCAGCATCGGCGGGATCTCGCACCCGGCATCCTCCAGCGCAGTGCGCCAGCCGCGAGCGCGGGCGAGCGCGTCGTACCAGTCCGCCGGCCCCGCGAGGTGCGTGATGCGCCTGCGGCCGGTTCCCAGCAGGTGCCCCACCGCCATGCGCGCTCCGAGCTCCTGATCCACGGAGACCACGTGAATGCGCTCGCTCGGCGCCAGGCCGTCCGCAACGACGACGAGCGGAACCGCGCGGGCGGCCCTCTCGGCACAGGTGGCGATCCAGGTCTGCGGGGCGACGGCGATGATCCCGTCCACGCCGCGCTCGATCAGGAAGTCGAAGGCCTCCCTGATCTCCCTCTCCGCATCGTCCCCCTCACGTTTGAGGGCGGTGACCAGGGTGGCGTAGCCGGCCTGCCTTGCAGCCACCTCGATGGCAGCGGTGGTGGAGGCGGGGCCCTGGAACTGAGAGCCGGTGGTGACCACGCCGATCATGCGGCTGGAGTCGGTGACCAGCGCGCGGGCCGCCATGTTGGGCCGGTAGCCCAGCCGGTCGATGGCGTCCCTGACCTTCGCCAGGGTGGCGGGCCGGACGGACTCGGGGCGGTTGATGACGCGCGAGACGGTCTGGTGGGAGACGCCGGCCAGGCGGGCGACATCCATCATTCCGGGACGGCGTCCCGGCGGCGGCGCTGGCGCGGGCGTGACGGGCACGCCCGCGTCCCCGCTCAGTCCTCCTCCCAGAGCCGCCAGGTGAAGCTGTGCGACTGCCCCACCGCGAGGGTGATCAGGTCCTGGCCGGTGTTGAAGGCGTTGGGCGGGCAGGTCATGGGCTCGACGGCGACGCCCCTGCGGCCCAGGTGCTCCCCGCTGTAGACCTGCACCCAGGGGACCGCGGCGCTCATGACCACGCTGCGCTCGCCCTCTCCCCCGGTCAGGCGCACCTGCCACTCACCCTCCGGCAGGCCGGTGTAGGCGTTGTCCGTGGCGGTGGCGCCGACCAGGCGTCCGGCGCGCCAGTCGCACTCGGTGCCGGTCACGTCCCGCTCCCCTGCGGGGGCCATCCGGGAGTCGACGTCGAGAATGCGCCGGGCCGGGACCTGCAGGCTGCATTCGTCCAGCGGGACCGAGCGGGTCAGGTAGGGGTGGCAGGAGACCCCGTAGGGTGCGGGCGCCGGGGCTCCGCCCTCAACCGGGGCGCCGACCACGCCGACGGACCGGGAGACGGCGGCCCCGGCATTGGTGGCGGTGGTGGTGACAGTGAGCCCGGTGCGGGCGTCCAGCTCGTAGCGGACCGTGACCTCCAGCGCCCAGGGATAGGCGTAGGAGGCGGGCAGGCCCAGGGTGAGCAGGACGGCGCTCGCCGAGGCACTGCCGGCCGCCGCGCCGTCGTCGGGCCCGGAACCCGAGCCGACGGCGAAGTTCGTCCAGCCGACCAGGCCGTGCAGGGCCGCCCCGGTCTCGGGCTCGTTGCACGGCACGAGGTAGTCCACACCGCGGTAGGTGTAGCAGGAGCCGGCGATGCGGTTGGGCCAGGGGGCAAGGGTCTTGCCCTGCCAGGCGCCGGGCAGGGACTCCTCGGCGTCGAAGGGGATGACCAGGTCGCGGCCCTGCCGACGCAGGTACACCAGGGTGGCGCCTGCGGTGGCGATCCGGGCCTCGTAGTCGCCGGCCCTCAGGTCTATGAGCTCTCCGTTGAGCGGGGGGTGGTTCATGCTTGCTTCCGTAACTCTCGTGGGGCCGCCGCCCCTGATTGTTGTCCGGTCGGGCGCAATCGTAGTCGACACTCTCCCGCAAGGGTGTAACGCGACCGGCCTCCCGGACATATACCGGGTGTGGGAACCACCAGTCCCGCGCGCCCGCCGACGCCGGCATGACCGGCGGCACCGGGAGTTCCGCGAGAATGGTTCCAGGTACCCACACCGCAAGTGCTGCATCAGGCCCACCGGGCCGCCGTCAAGGAGGCGACCGACAATGAACCGGTTTAAGACGAGTCGGACGACCGGAGCCGACCGCACCGCCCGGCGTATGGGCGCCGTTGGCGCAGCCCTGGTCGTGGCGCTTCTGGGCGTGGCAGTACTGGGAGGATGCGCGGCGCGGCAGGCTGACGACGCGCGCCCCGACCCGACGGCGCGGCCGTGCGTATTCACCTATGCGGTCGCCCAGGACGAGGATCGGATCTACCTGGATGCGCTGTGGCAGGGGCGGCTGGAGGTGGACGAGGACAGCGGTTGCATCCAGGGGGCAGACGTCGGCGCGGACGACGATCAGGAGCCGGGGACGGGCCCGGTGGGCATGGTCTTCCCAGAGGGCACCGAGGTCACGTCCGACGGCACCGAGATACGCCTGCCGAGTGGAGGCACCATCCCCATCGGCCCGGAGGTCTCACTGGGTGGAGGCTTCTTCCCGGACGCACCCGCCACACCCTCGCCGAGTCCCGGATACGGCGAGTACTTCATGGTCAACGATGCACCCGAGTGAGGCCCGCTCAACAGCACCGGGGAGGTCCGACCCGCCGACGAGCCGGACCTCCCCCGACGCGCCCCGCTCCAGCACCGCCTCGACACACCCGCACGCGGTCGAGGCATTCCAACGTATCTACACGGACCATCAGCCGCACATGCTGGCGATCGCCAGGCAGCGCCTCGGCAGGCAGGCCGTGGCTGAGGACATTACCGCCGAGGCATTCCGAATAGCCTGGCAGCATCATGTGTCCGGCGGGGAGGTCACCGTCCCGTGGCTGTACCGGACGCTCCGCAACCTGATCGCCAATCAATACCGCAGGCATGAGCGTGACTCGAAGTACTTCAACTCGATGAGCAACGCCCGCGAGAAACACCGGTCGATCGAGAGCGCGGTTGACGACTCCATTCTGATTCGTCAGGCCATGGGGACGCTCAGCGACGCCGACCGTGAGCTCCTACGGATGGCGTACTGGGAGGAGCTGACGCGATCCGAGATGGCATCCGTCCTCGGAATCACGACCGTC
This genomic window contains:
- the mmsA gene encoding multiple monosaccharide ABC transporter ATP-binding protein, with translation MATDNILEMRGITKRFPGVVALDDVNFAVGRGEIHAICGENGAGKSTLMKVLSGVHPHGTYEGQILLDGQEVSFSDIKASESAGIAIIHQELTLSPFLSIAENIFLGNERSSRGVIDWHRTNTEAQKIMARVGLAENPATRVQDIGVGKQQLVEIAKALSKDVRLLILDEPTAALNDDDSAHLLDLMRQLQERGITCIMISHKLGEIRRIADSTTIIRDGHTIATLDMHRDGGVEEDEIIRLMVGRTLDQRFPAHVSHVDGEALRLEGWTVHHPADPSRTVVDAADLVLRHGEIVGLAGLMGAGRTELAMSLFGRSWGSDIAGRVFKDGREIHIKDVASAIANGIAYVSEDRKRYGLNLIESIRRNVSSASPHRFSRRGVLDLHEERAVVTELCGQMAVKAPTIESVVGGLSGGNQQKVVLAKWVAAEPDVLILDEPTRGIDIGAKYEIYQIINQLADAGKAVLVISSELPELLGICDRIYTLSAGRVTADLDRGDADQETLMRYMTQIKED
- a CDS encoding aldose-1-epimerase, translating into MNHPPLNGELIDLRAGDYEARIATAGATLVYLRRQGRDLVIPFDAEESLPGAWQGKTLAPWPNRIAGSCYTYRGVDYLVPCNEPETGAALHGLVGWTNFAVGSGSGPDDGAAAGSASASAVLLTLGLPASYAYPWALEVTVRYELDARTGLTVTTTATNAGAAVSRSVGVVGAPVEGGAPAPAPYGVSCHPYLTRSVPLDECSLQVPARRILDVDSRMAPAGERDVTGTECDWRAGRLVGATATDNAYTGLPEGEWQVRLTGGEGERSVVMSAAVPWVQVYSGEHLGRRGVAVEPMTCPPNAFNTGQDLITLAVGQSHSFTWRLWEED
- a CDS encoding LacI family DNA-binding transcriptional regulator, with translation MPVTPAPAPPPGRRPGMMDVARLAGVSHQTVSRVINRPESVRPATLAKVRDAIDRLGYRPNMAARALVTDSSRMIGVVTTGSQFQGPASTTAAIEVAARQAGYATLVTALKREGDDAEREIREAFDFLIERGVDGIIAVAPQTWIATCAERAARAVPLVVVADGLAPSERIHVVSVDQELGARMAVGHLLGTGRRRITHLAGPADWYDALARARGWRTALEDAGCEIPPMLTGDWSAERGYEAGAEMVTRGLTDAVFCANDLMALGLLAALRDQGVRVPEDVAVVGFDDTPGTAFFSPPLTSVRQPFDELGVLCMEVLLRAIDGEAGTAHSISPTLRVRRSSC
- a CDS encoding RNA polymerase sigma factor → MHPSEARSTAPGRSDPPTSRTSPDAPRSSTASTHPHAVEAFQRIYTDHQPHMLAIARQRLGRQAVAEDITAEAFRIAWQHHVSGGEVTVPWLYRTLRNLIANQYRRHERDSKYFNSMSNAREKHRSIESAVDDSILIRQAMGTLSDADRELLRMAYWEELTRSEMASVLGITTVAVRVRLARARQRLRAALGEPG
- the chvE gene encoding multiple monosaccharide ABC transporter substrate-binding protein, coding for MSRPQVPTLSRRCALVGGVAAAAALAACGGPGATGGAGSDTAGKAPEELKIGVAMPTKSSERWIKDGNNIKKQLEELGYNVDLQFAEDDIPTQANQIDNMITQAVNLLIIAPIDGTALSGQLDSAGEAGIPVISYDRLIRDNENVSYYTSFDNYDVGTQMGTSLLIGMGILNADGEDAGVSPDEAYNIELFGGSPDDNNAPFFFNGAMDVIQPYLGSGVVSVKSGQTAFDTVATMRWDAATAQSRMDNLITSTYSDGSRVDGVLSPLDSMSIGILGALKGAGYGTDAQPYPTVTGQDAEIAGIKSIMAGEQYSTIFKDTRELAEAAVQMAVAVLSGEEPEVNDTETYDNGVKIVPSYLLKSEIITKDNVQSSLVDTGYITEDELK